The following nucleotide sequence is from Bradyrhizobium roseum.
GGGCCGACCACTTCGCCAGTTCGCGGCGATCCCGATAGCGCTGCCGCCAGACGTGGAAGGTTTCGGCCACCTGGCTCAAAATCCTCCGCTCATGATGATTTATCATCGATTCATGGGTGAAAGTGGACATTTTCGGCTCCAATGCTAATCTTCTGCAGGGAATATCTGCTCCCTTCAGGCTTTCCACAAACGACACTTTGTACCGCTTCGGATGATATAAACTCATGTACTTGGAGATCGCGGAATGACCGCCCGGCTGCCGTCGCTGAACGGGCTGCGCGCCTTCGAGGCTGCCGCCCGGCATCTCAGCTTCACCCAGGCGGCGTCCGAGCTGAACGTCACGCAGACGGCGATCAGCCATCAGATCAAGCGGCTGGAGGAAGAACTCGGCGTCCGCCTGTTCATCCGCCAGAACCGTTCACTGACGCTGACCCAGCAGGCGCAGGAATATCTCCCCGGCATCCGCGCTGCCTTCAACGATCTCAGGCTGGCGACCGACCGCCTGCTGCGCAAGGACGACGACCATGTCCTGACGGTCTCGACCCTGGCCTCGCTCGCCGCCAAATGGCTGCTGCCGCGGTTGTCGGCATTTCAGGAAGCCCATCCGGGAATCGACGTGCGCATCACGACCTCCACCAATCTGGTCGACTTCCAGCGCGACAATGTCGACGCCGCGATCCGTTACGGCCGCGGCCAATGGCCGGGCTTGCGCGCCGACTGGCTGCTGGCGGACGAGCTTTTCCCGGTATGCAGTCCGGCGCTGCTGAAGGGAAACAAGCCGCTGAAGTGCCCCGAGGACCTCAGGGATCACGTGCTGCTTCACACCAGTAACTTCAACAGCGACGACTGGCGGCTGTGGCTGACGGTGGCCGGCCTGCCGGCCGATTACTCGAAACAGCCCGGCGTCACCTTCGACATGATCTTCATGACGGTGCAGGCGGCGATCGACGGCCTCGGGGTTGCGATGGGCCGCACGGCCTATGTGCAGGAAGACATCGCCAAGGGACGCCTGGTCGTTCCGTTCAAACTCGCCTTTCCGGTCGACGCCGGGTTTTACCTGGTCTCGCCCGCCGGGAGGAACGACCCGCCCAAACTCGCCGCCTTCCGGCAATGGCTGCTCGCCTCGGTGCAGAGCAAGCCCTGACATGACCGATATTCCGCGATGCGAATGGCATGCGACATCGTCGCATGGGGCCATGCGTATCGGCAACGTTCGCGCACGAGATGCGTGACGCCGCCGTCTCATCAGGCTAGAAAACAGCGGAGGCGGATGGATTTGCCTGGCCGCGCGCCGGTTCGATTTCCAGGCCAGCAACGATAACAAGAGCGCATGGCCGACCTGACCCAGAAATTCGATGTGCTTGTGATCGGCGGCGGCAACGCCGCTTTGTGTGCCGCGATCAGCGCAACGCGCGCAGGCGCTTCCGTGCTGGTGCTGGAAGGCGCGCCGAAATTCTATCGCGGCGGCAATACCCGCCACACCCGCAACATGCGCTGCGCTCACGATGCGGCGACCGAGATCCTCACCGGGCCCTACACCGAGGAGGAGTTCTGGGACGACCTGTTGCGCCTGACCGGCGGGCAGACCGACGAGGAACTCGCCAAATTCATGATCGCCGAGTCGAAGGACATCCTGAACTGGATCGTGGAACAGGGTGTGCGCTGGCAACCTTCGCTCGGCGGCACGCTGAGCCTGGGACGCACCAATTCGTTCTTCCTCGGCGGCGGGCGCGCGATGCTGAATGCGCTGTATCTGACCGCAGAGAAGCTCGGCGTCGAGATCCGGTATGATGCGGAGGTCGTCGATCTCCAGATTGAAGACGGCATGTTCCTCTCCGCCAGACTGAAGCGACCGATCGACGGCGCCAACGAAATCCGCGCTTCGACGCTGGTGGCGGCGGCCGGTGGTTTTGAAGCCAACATCGAATGGCTCAAGGAATATTGGGGCGATGCCGCCGACAATTTCCTGATCCGCGGCACGCCCTATAACCGCGGTTCGATCCTGAAGATGCTGCTCGACAAGGGCGTGCAGGACATCGGCGACCCCACGCAATGCCATGCGGTCGCGATCGATGCCCGCGCGCCAAAATTCGACGGCGGCATCATCACCCGCCACGACTCGGTGGTGTTCGGTATCGTCGTCAACAAGCACGCCCAGCGATTCTACGACGAAGGCGAGGACATCTGGCCGAAGCGCTACGCGATCTGGGGGCGGCTGGTCGCCGCACAACCCGACCAGATCGCCTACATCATCTTCGATTCCAGCGTCGTCACCAGCTTCATGCCGACGCTGTTTCCGCCGATTGGCGCGCCGACGATTGCGGAACTTGCGGTCAAGCTCGAACTCGACCCTGTCGCGCTGGAGAAGACCGTCAACGAATTTAACGCCGCCGTGCAGCCCGGCACTTTCGACCACACCATCCTGGACGATTGCCGCACCGAAGGCATCACGCCGGCCAAGACGCACTGGGCGCGGAAGATCGAGCACGCGCCCTATCTGGCCTATCCGGTGCGGCCCGGCATCACCTTCACCTATCTCGGCACCCGCGTGAACAGGCAGTCGCGAATGGTGATGAAGGACGGCAGACCTTCCGCCAACATGTTCGCGGCCGGCGAGATCATGGCCGGCAACGTGCTCGGCAAGGGCTATGCAGCCGGCATCGGCATGACCATCGGCAGCGTGTTCGGGCGGGTGGCGGGGCGGGAAGCGGCGCGCAATGCGAAGAACTAGGGAGTCACTTCGCCCCGCTCTCCGCGGGGAGAGGGAGATAACAACAATGGGAGGATCGACGATGCGCGTTGCGATTATTTCTGCGGCTGCCGTTCTGATGGGCGTGACACTCGCCAACGCCGCCGAGCCGATCGCGCTGCGCGACATGGGCTCGTTTCATGTCGGCGGGCGGCTGGTGGAGATTTCCGGCAAGCCGGTCAAGGAAGTCACCTTCACCCCCGGTGGTGTTCCCGCCAAAGTCGATCCCAACGGCACCTACCAGGTTGAGCAGATGTACGTGCAGTATTTTCTGCCCGCCAACGAGAAGGGCGCGTATCCGCTGCTGATGTGGCACGGTGGCGGGCTGACCGGCGTCACCTACGAGACGACGCCGGACGGACGCGAGGGCTGGCTGAACTATTTCCTGCGCAAGGGCTGGGCGGTCTACAATTCGGATGCAGTGGAGCGCGGCCGCGCCGGCTGGGCGCAATACCCTGACATCTTCAAGAGCGAGCCGGTGTTTCTCACCACGGCCAATCCGTTCGAGCGCTTTCGCATCGGCGATGGCGCGGGCTCCTACGATCCCGATCCGGCCAAGCGCAAGCTGATGCCGGGCAGCCAGTTCCCGAACGAGGGCTATGAGAATTTCGTCAAGCAGAACGTGCCGCGCTGGACCACCACCGATGACGCGATCATCGCCGCCTATATCGCCGAGATCGACCGCGTCGGTCCCTCCATCATCCTGTTCCACAGCCAGGCCGGCAGTTTTGGTTTCAAGGTGGCGCAGGCGCGGCCCGACAAGGTCAAGGCGCTGATCGCGATCGAACCCGCCGGGCTCGGCGATCCTGCCAGGGCCGATGCACTGAAGAACATTCCGACGCTGATCATCTATGGCGACTACATCGAAAAGGACTCGCGCTGGCCGAAGATCCGCGCCAACGGTATTGCCTTTGCGGACGCTGTCCGCGCTGCCGGCGGCAGCGTCGATGTCGTCGACCTGCCGCAGGCCGGCATCAAGGGCAATTCGCACATGGTGATGATGGACAAGAACAACGCCGAGGTCGCCGCCCTGATCCAGAAATGGCTCGAGGGCAAGGGACTGACCAAGTAAGCGGATCGGCGCGGGGGCAGGAAGCAACGGATGCACGGAACGCGAATTCTGGAAGAGGCCGACCGGCTGATGACGGTCTGCAATTCCTGCCGCTATTGCGAGGGCCTCTGCGCGGTATTTCCGGCGATGGAAATGCGCCGCGCGTTTTCCGACGGCGACCTCAACTATCTCGCCAATCTCTGTCACGCCTGCGGCGCCTGCTACACCGATTGCCAGTTCTCGCCGCCACATGAATTCAACGTCAATGTGCCGAAAACACTGGCCGTGGCGCGCGCGGAGTCCTACGCGGCCTATGTCTGGCCCCGCGCCTTCGCGGGCGCGTTTACACGGAACGGGCTCGTCATCAGCCTCGTGGCGGCGCTGAGCGTCGCCGCCTTCATCTTCGGCTTTGCGGCGCTGAACGACCGGCAGGTGCTGTTCGGCGTCCATACCGGCCCGGGCGCGTTCTACAAGTTGATGCCGCATAATGCGATGGCCGCGTTGTTCGGCGCGGCGTTCCTCTATGCGATTGCAGCATTGACCATGGGCGTGCGCGCCTTCTGGCGCGACATCGGCGAGCCCGTCGGCATGAAGACCAATGCGGGCGCCTTGTTCCAGGCCATGCGCGACGCCGGCGAGCTGCGCTATCTCGACGGTGGCGGCGTCGGCTGCTTCAACGAGAACGACCGGCCGACCGACCGGCGCCGGCTGTACCACCATTTCACCTTCTACGGCTTTGCGCTGTGCTTCGCCTCGACCTGCGTGGCGACGCTCTATCACTATCTGCTGGCGCGCCAGGCGCCCTATCCGTGGTGGGATTTGCCGGTCGTTCTCGGCACGCTCGGAGGCCTGGGGCTGCTGATTGGACCGATCGGTCTTTTCGCCGAGCGAAGCAAGCGCGATCCCGTTCTGGTCGATGAAGCCCGCTACGGCATGGATATCGCGTTCATCGTGATGCTGTTCCTCACCAGCCTGACCGGCATGGCACTATTGATTTTGCGCGAGACGGCGGCAATGGGCCCGCTGCTGGCGCTGCATCTCGGCGTCGTGTTTTCGCTGTTCATCACCATGCCCTACGGCAAGTTCGTGCATGGCATCTACCGTTTCGTCGCGCTGGTGCGCTACGCGATGGAGCGCAAGGCGATGCATCGGGCGGCGGAATAAGGTTGCGGATTCCCGAAGTCGTTGCGAAACGCTCGCGCAGGATACCTTAAGCAGCAAAACCCATCATCACGTTCGGGCCATGAATTGATGGGTTTCGCAAAGAACTCAACCCATCCTACGAAAAAAGGCCCCGTCGCAACGGGGCCTTTCTAGCTTCAGCTATACTGCTGGCTTAGTTGTAGTCCGAGTACTTGAACTGCGGCAGCGCCTTGAGCTGGTCCTTGTTGCCGCTCATCACGGCATGGTCGGGGGTCCAGTCACTCGCGTTGCTGGTTCGCGTGGTCGTGGTGGTGGTGGCCGGCGCCGTCGTGGTCGCCGGCGCAGTGGCGGTACCGGTCGTGGTTTCACGCGTCGTGGTCGTCGTAGCGCTGGTGCGCACGGGTTCCTCGACGAACTTCAGCTTGTCCATGGTCACGGCAATGTCGTGCTCGCCCATGCCAAGGAAGCCGCCGACGCCGATCACCACGGCGCTGACCTTGCCGTCCTTGTCCAGGATCAGCTCATTGACGTCGCCGAGCTTTTCATTGGCTTCGTTGTAGACGTCGAGGCCCATGAGCTTGGACGCGCGCCATTTGCCCTTCAGCATCATCTTGTCGGAACTTGCGGCCGTGGTTGTGGTCGCGGCGGGAGCTGCGCGATCGGCGGGCTGCGCGGT
It contains:
- a CDS encoding DUF1127 domain-containing protein → MSTFTHESMINHHERRILSQVAETFHVWRQRYRDRRELAKWSARELHDIGISWSDVAYEADKPFWRA
- a CDS encoding transcriptional regulator GcvA → MTARLPSLNGLRAFEAAARHLSFTQAASELNVTQTAISHQIKRLEEELGVRLFIRQNRSLTLTQQAQEYLPGIRAAFNDLRLATDRLLRKDDDHVLTVSTLASLAAKWLLPRLSAFQEAHPGIDVRITTSTNLVDFQRDNVDAAIRYGRGQWPGLRADWLLADELFPVCSPALLKGNKPLKCPEDLRDHVLLHTSNFNSDDWRLWLTVAGLPADYSKQPGVTFDMIFMTVQAAIDGLGVAMGRTAYVQEDIAKGRLVVPFKLAFPVDAGFYLVSPAGRNDPPKLAAFRQWLLASVQSKP
- the tcuA gene encoding FAD-dependent tricarballylate dehydrogenase TcuA, yielding MTQKFDVLVIGGGNAALCAAISATRAGASVLVLEGAPKFYRGGNTRHTRNMRCAHDAATEILTGPYTEEEFWDDLLRLTGGQTDEELAKFMIAESKDILNWIVEQGVRWQPSLGGTLSLGRTNSFFLGGGRAMLNALYLTAEKLGVEIRYDAEVVDLQIEDGMFLSARLKRPIDGANEIRASTLVAAAGGFEANIEWLKEYWGDAADNFLIRGTPYNRGSILKMLLDKGVQDIGDPTQCHAVAIDARAPKFDGGIITRHDSVVFGIVVNKHAQRFYDEGEDIWPKRYAIWGRLVAAQPDQIAYIIFDSSVVTSFMPTLFPPIGAPTIAELAVKLELDPVALEKTVNEFNAAVQPGTFDHTILDDCRTEGITPAKTHWARKIEHAPYLAYPVRPGITFTYLGTRVNRQSRMVMKDGRPSANMFAAGEIMAGNVLGKGYAAGIGMTIGSVFGRVAGREAARNAKN
- a CDS encoding alpha/beta hydrolase family protein — translated: MRVAIISAAAVLMGVTLANAAEPIALRDMGSFHVGGRLVEISGKPVKEVTFTPGGVPAKVDPNGTYQVEQMYVQYFLPANEKGAYPLLMWHGGGLTGVTYETTPDGREGWLNYFLRKGWAVYNSDAVERGRAGWAQYPDIFKSEPVFLTTANPFERFRIGDGAGSYDPDPAKRKLMPGSQFPNEGYENFVKQNVPRWTTTDDAIIAAYIAEIDRVGPSIILFHSQAGSFGFKVAQARPDKVKALIAIEPAGLGDPARADALKNIPTLIIYGDYIEKDSRWPKIRANGIAFADAVRAAGGSVDVVDLPQAGIKGNSHMVMMDKNNAEVAALIQKWLEGKGLTK
- the tcuB gene encoding tricarballylate utilization 4Fe-4S protein TcuB, with translation MHGTRILEEADRLMTVCNSCRYCEGLCAVFPAMEMRRAFSDGDLNYLANLCHACGACYTDCQFSPPHEFNVNVPKTLAVARAESYAAYVWPRAFAGAFTRNGLVISLVAALSVAAFIFGFAALNDRQVLFGVHTGPGAFYKLMPHNAMAALFGAAFLYAIAALTMGVRAFWRDIGEPVGMKTNAGALFQAMRDAGELRYLDGGGVGCFNENDRPTDRRRLYHHFTFYGFALCFASTCVATLYHYLLARQAPYPWWDLPVVLGTLGGLGLLIGPIGLFAERSKRDPVLVDEARYGMDIAFIVMLFLTSLTGMALLILRETAAMGPLLALHLGVVFSLFITMPYGKFVHGIYRFVALVRYAMERKAMHRAAE
- a CDS encoding PRC-barrel domain-containing protein, whose protein sequence is MKNLVTIGLLSTAIVSGAAYAQTAQPADRAAPAATTTTAASSDKMMLKGKWRASKLMGLDVYNEANEKLGDVNELILDKDGKVSAVVIGVGGFLGMGEHDIAVTMDKLKFVEEPVRTSATTTTTRETTTGTATAPATTTAPATTTTTTRTSNASDWTPDHAVMSGNKDQLKALPQFKYSDYN